Proteins found in one Deltaproteobacteria bacterium genomic segment:
- a CDS encoding response regulator transcription factor: MAHARILVVDDEPKIIRVVSAYLEKEGFQVVTAPTGRRALELVEQKALDLIVLDLRLPDMPGEEVCRMIRERRDTPILMLTAKAEEEDKIRGLAIGADDYLTKPFSPRELVARVRAILRRAKAEREPQRDIISFDRGKLLIDAARHRVSLGGNLLSLTPNEFRLLLALARYPGRVYTRSELVSKVQGYDYEGYERTIDVHVKNLRQKIEEDPKAPRYILTVFGVGYKFGGGEDERDSLD; encoded by the coding sequence ATGGCACATGCAAGAATTCTCGTTGTCGATGACGAGCCGAAAATCATCCGGGTAGTGAGTGCCTATCTGGAAAAAGAGGGGTTCCAGGTCGTTACTGCGCCAACAGGAAGAAGAGCCCTGGAATTGGTAGAGCAAAAGGCCCTCGACTTGATCGTCCTCGATCTGAGGCTGCCTGACATGCCGGGCGAGGAGGTCTGCAGAATGATCAGGGAGCGGCGGGACACGCCGATCCTCATGCTCACGGCCAAGGCAGAAGAGGAGGACAAGATCAGGGGCCTGGCCATAGGGGCAGACGACTATCTGACCAAGCCCTTCAGCCCGAGGGAGCTCGTGGCCAGGGTCAGAGCTATTCTGAGGAGGGCCAAGGCTGAACGCGAACCGCAGCGCGACATCATCTCCTTTGATCGGGGGAAACTTCTGATCGATGCGGCAAGACACCGGGTCTCGCTTGGTGGTAATCTCTTGTCCCTTACACCCAACGAGTTTAGACTCCTTCTCGCCCTGGCGCGTTATCCGGGACGGGTCTACACGCGATCGGAGCTCGTCAGCAAGGTCCAGGGATACGACTATGAGGGGTATGAGCGGACAATAGACGTACATGTGAAGAATCTGCGCCAAAAGATCGAGGAGGATCCAAAGGCCCCCAGGTACATCCTGACGGTCTTTGGCGTGGGATACAAGTTTGGAGGCGGGGAGGATGAGAGGGACTCTTTGGACTAA
- a CDS encoding radical SAM protein: MGTCRYCGKSARTISDVIGFCSGCIRDHFPEVWPEIKTVHDSSRRTFGLPQDPPRRTDGLTCPLCMHGCRIPEGETGFCGLRRVKDGRIRGGRPREGSLSYYLDPLPTNCVASFVCPAGTGRGYPVFAVAKGPEYGRRNLAVFYHACSFNCLYCQNYHFKEQTALPYRVTADELARAADKRTTCICYFGGDPTPQILHALKTARLALNRHSNRILRICWETNGSANDPYLRMMAGLSLRSGGCIKIDLKAWDEGIHYALCGVTNRKTLENFRTLSRMISTRPEPPFLVASTLLVPGYVDQEEVAPLARYIAGLNPDIPYSLLAFYPHFYLKDLPVTSRTHALRCKEAAEGQGLRNVHIGNVHLLGQDYP, translated from the coding sequence ATGGGGACTTGCCGGTATTGCGGTAAAAGCGCCAGAACGATTTCCGACGTGATCGGTTTTTGCTCCGGTTGCATAAGAGACCATTTCCCGGAGGTCTGGCCGGAGATCAAGACGGTTCATGACAGCAGCCGCCGCACCTTCGGACTTCCACAAGATCCTCCTCGCCGCACAGACGGGCTTACCTGCCCGCTTTGCATGCACGGTTGCCGGATCCCGGAGGGCGAGACGGGCTTCTGCGGTCTCCGTAGGGTAAAGGACGGCCGCATACGAGGCGGAAGACCCCGTGAGGGAAGTCTCTCCTACTACCTCGATCCCCTTCCCACCAACTGCGTGGCATCGTTTGTCTGTCCGGCAGGAACGGGCCGCGGCTACCCCGTCTTTGCCGTGGCGAAAGGGCCTGAATACGGCCGCAGGAACCTGGCGGTCTTCTATCATGCCTGTTCCTTCAACTGCCTCTACTGCCAGAACTACCACTTCAAAGAACAGACGGCTCTGCCATACAGGGTCACAGCAGATGAGCTTGCCCGTGCAGCTGACAAAAGGACAACCTGCATCTGCTATTTCGGAGGCGACCCCACACCGCAAATCCTCCACGCCCTAAAAACCGCAAGGCTCGCACTGAACCGGCACTCCAACAGAATCCTCAGAATATGCTGGGAGACAAACGGGAGCGCGAACGACCCGTATCTCCGCATGATGGCAGGTCTATCCCTTCGCTCCGGCGGATGCATCAAGATCGATCTCAAGGCCTGGGACGAGGGGATCCATTACGCCCTGTGTGGGGTCACCAACAGAAAGACCCTAGAGAATTTTAGGACACTCTCCCGGATGATTTCAACGAGGCCCGAGCCCCCCTTCCTGGTTGCCAGCACACTGCTCGTCCCCGGATATGTGGACCAGGAGGAGGTCGCCCCTCTGGCCCGCTATATCGCGGGGTTGAACCCCGACATACCTTACAGCCTCCTCGCCTTCTATCCCCACTTCTATCTCAAAGACCTGCCGGTCACCTCTAGAACACATGCCTTGAGATGCAAAGAGGCCGCCGAGGGTCAGGGTCTCCGCAATGTCCATATAGGCAATGTCCATTTACTCGGGCAGGACTATCCATAA